A portion of the Kribbella jejuensis genome contains these proteins:
- a CDS encoding RNA polymerase sigma factor, with product MTEAVEVTRVVDQAHRECWSTVLASVVRLTRDLDLAEDCTQDAFVRALRTWPDGIPDNPGGWLTTVARRLALDLLRRETNLRRKLPLLVEEPGEVEQPTDPLRLVFTCCHPALARESQVALTLRLICGLTTREVAAVLLISEATAAARITRAKKKIAAAGIPYRIPADHELPERMDVVLTVVHLVYTAGYVATGAELTRTDLTGRAIELARLLQRLMPDEPEPQALLGLLLMTEARGDARVSADGELVLLADQDRSRWDGKLLAEGVSRATAALRRGYGRFALQAAVAGLHVTAPSWEETDWQQVVRMYDAMMLSWPTPIVALNRAAAHSLVPGADLEAVLAELETLAKEPALASYAYLPATRADILTRLNRPTEAARCYELAIRLTANETERRFLTNRLSSLE from the coding sequence GTGACCGAAGCGGTCGAGGTGACCCGCGTCGTCGACCAGGCACACCGGGAGTGCTGGTCGACGGTGCTGGCGTCCGTGGTGCGGCTGACCCGGGACCTGGATCTGGCGGAGGACTGTACGCAGGACGCGTTCGTGCGGGCGCTGCGAACCTGGCCGGACGGGATCCCGGACAACCCCGGCGGGTGGTTGACGACGGTCGCTCGGCGGCTCGCGCTGGATCTGCTACGGCGGGAGACGAACCTGCGGCGGAAGCTGCCGCTGCTGGTGGAGGAGCCCGGCGAGGTCGAACAGCCGACGGATCCGCTGCGGCTCGTGTTCACCTGCTGTCACCCGGCGTTGGCGCGCGAGTCGCAGGTGGCGTTGACGTTGCGACTGATCTGCGGGTTGACGACGCGGGAGGTCGCCGCGGTCCTGCTGATCAGCGAGGCGACGGCGGCGGCGCGGATCACGCGGGCGAAGAAGAAGATCGCGGCGGCGGGCATCCCGTACCGGATCCCGGCGGATCACGAGCTGCCGGAGCGGATGGATGTGGTGCTGACCGTCGTGCATCTGGTGTACACGGCCGGGTACGTCGCGACCGGGGCGGAGTTGACGCGGACGGACCTGACCGGGCGGGCGATCGAGTTGGCTCGGCTGCTGCAGCGGTTGATGCCGGACGAGCCGGAGCCGCAGGCGCTGCTCGGGTTACTACTGATGACCGAGGCGCGGGGTGACGCCCGGGTGAGCGCCGACGGTGAGCTGGTGTTGTTGGCGGACCAGGACCGGTCGCGGTGGGACGGGAAGTTGCTCGCGGAGGGTGTTTCGCGGGCGACGGCGGCGTTGCGGCGTGGGTACGGGCGGTTCGCGTTGCAGGCGGCTGTCGCTGGCTTGCATGTGACGGCGCCGTCGTGGGAGGAGACGGACTGGCAACAGGTGGTCCGTATGTACGACGCGATGATGCTGAGCTGGCCGACTCCGATCGTCGCCCTCAACCGAGCCGCCGCCCACAGTCTCGTCCCGGGGGCCGACCTCGAAGCAGTCCTCGCCGAACTGGAAACCCTCGCCAAAGAACCCGCCTTGGCAAGCTACGCCTACCTGCCGGCCACCCGAGCCGACATCCTCACCCGCCTGAACCGCCCCACCGAAGCCGCCCGGTGCTACGAGCTGGCAATCCGCCTGACCGCCAACGAAACCGAACGCCGCTTCCTGACCAACAGACTCAGTTCTCTGGAGTAG
- a CDS encoding YciI family protein — protein MAQYMFLLFDSEDWYDNLTRDEWEQAMKLHGEFAAAVEKAGAQILGGEALERSSTASTVKNRQGAEPLVTDGPFIETREALGGFYLLEARDLDQALELAKLCPSANVEVRPVMPTSESDAPAV, from the coding sequence ATGGCGCAGTACATGTTCCTGCTGTTCGACAGCGAGGACTGGTACGACAACCTGACCCGCGACGAGTGGGAGCAGGCGATGAAGCTGCACGGCGAGTTCGCGGCGGCCGTGGAGAAGGCCGGGGCGCAGATCCTCGGTGGGGAGGCGCTCGAGCGGTCCAGCACGGCGAGCACCGTGAAGAACCGCCAGGGTGCGGAGCCGCTGGTCACCGACGGGCCGTTCATCGAGACCCGCGAGGCGCTCGGCGGGTTCTACCTGCTCGAGGCGCGCGACCTGGACCAGGCGCTCGAGCTGGCCAAGCTCTGCCCGTCGGCGAACGTCGAGGTCCGTCCGGTGATGCCGACGTCCGAGAGCGACGCGCCGGCGGTCTGA
- a CDS encoding flavin-containing monooxygenase: MEHYDVLVVGAGLSGIGAAYRLQTRCPERTYAILEARETLGGTWDLFRYPGVRSDSDMFTLGFPFHPWKAAKAIADGPSILSYLHETAAKYGIDKHIRYGERVVRASWSSADARWTVHTSATSYTCSFLYVCSGYYDYDSGHVVDFVGQDEFEGQVVHPQHWPADLDYTGKRVVVVGSGATAVTLVPAMAGTAEHVTMLQRSPSYVASRPAVDAFSDRIRAVLPENAAHRVIRGKNVALSTLFYNAFRRFPAHAAWLLNSTVAKQLPDSIPVDPHFTPRYKPWDERLCLVPDADLFEALRNGSASVVTDEIDRFTPSGLLLRSGQKLEADLVVTATGLRMVALGNINLTVDGRTVNPADRFVYKGMMLDGVPNLAWCIGYTNNSWTLRSDLTSQYVCRLLNHLTTTGTHTCRADVDPTDYDTPRRPVVDLTSGYIRRAANILPRQGPHGPWRLRQNYPRDLLTLRFSPVEDGIMHFS, from the coding sequence ATGGAGCACTACGACGTTCTGGTCGTCGGCGCGGGACTGTCCGGGATCGGAGCGGCGTACCGCTTGCAGACCCGCTGCCCGGAGCGCACGTACGCGATCCTCGAGGCGCGGGAGACGCTCGGCGGCACCTGGGACCTGTTCCGGTACCCGGGGGTGCGGTCGGACTCGGACATGTTCACGCTCGGGTTCCCGTTCCACCCGTGGAAGGCGGCGAAGGCGATCGCCGACGGGCCCTCGATCCTGTCGTACCTGCACGAGACCGCGGCGAAGTACGGCATCGACAAGCACATCCGGTACGGCGAACGCGTTGTCCGCGCGTCCTGGTCGTCGGCGGACGCGCGGTGGACCGTGCACACATCGGCGACGTCGTACACGTGCTCGTTCCTGTACGTCTGCAGCGGGTACTACGACTATGACTCGGGGCACGTGGTCGACTTCGTGGGGCAGGACGAGTTCGAGGGGCAGGTCGTCCACCCGCAGCACTGGCCGGCCGACCTCGACTACACCGGCAAGCGGGTCGTCGTGGTCGGGAGCGGCGCGACGGCGGTCACGCTGGTGCCTGCGATGGCCGGTACGGCGGAACACGTCACGATGCTGCAGCGCTCGCCGAGCTACGTCGCGTCCCGTCCGGCCGTCGACGCGTTCTCGGACCGGATCCGTGCGGTACTCCCGGAGAACGCGGCGCACCGGGTGATCCGCGGGAAGAACGTTGCCCTGAGCACCCTGTTCTACAACGCTTTCCGGAGGTTTCCGGCGCATGCGGCGTGGTTGCTGAACAGTACGGTGGCGAAGCAACTGCCCGACTCGATCCCGGTGGATCCGCACTTCACGCCGCGCTACAAGCCGTGGGACGAACGGCTCTGCCTGGTGCCGGATGCCGACCTTTTCGAGGCGTTGCGGAACGGATCCGCCTCGGTGGTGACCGACGAGATCGACCGGTTCACTCCCTCCGGACTACTGCTCCGCTCGGGTCAGAAACTGGAGGCCGATCTCGTGGTCACCGCGACCGGCCTCCGCATGGTTGCACTCGGCAACATCAACCTCACCGTCGACGGGCGGACCGTGAACCCCGCTGACCGGTTCGTCTACAAGGGCATGATGCTCGACGGCGTACCGAACCTCGCCTGGTGCATCGGCTACACCAACAATTCGTGGACGCTCCGCTCGGACCTGACCTCACAGTACGTCTGCCGCCTCCTCAACCACCTCACCACAACCGGCACCCACACCTGCCGCGCCGACGTCGACCCGACCGACTACGACACCCCACGCCGCCCGGTCGTCGACCTCACCTCGGGCTACATCCGCCGAGCCGCCAACATCCTCCCCCGCCAAGGCCCCCACGGCCCCTGGCGCCTCCGCCAGAACTACCCCCGAGACCTCCTAACCCTCCGCTTCAGCCCGGTCGAGGACGGCATCATGCACTTCAGCTAG